The window CGGCAGGTAGGAGTGCTGCAGCGGTGCCTTCTCCCGCAGCCCAGCCTTCTGGGATGCTCCAGCTTTCCGAGGTGTGCCTCAGCATGGAGTtggctgggagcagctcctgcctcagGCGCTGGGCTTGGAGCAGTGGTTCTCCTGATGCCTCTCTCTTTCCAGCCAGCAAAAGAGAGACCGTGGGACAAACCCTTCTCCAGAAAGCCCAGCTCAATGAGACCAAAAGCTCCCCCgcagcccagcagcaaagcCCCCCGGCACCCCAGAAGGGGCCCAGGTGAGGATCCCTGCCATCTCCCTTGTTCTGGGTGCCAGCCCTCATCTGCTGTAGGGGCGGGACAGATGCTGTCACCCTGCTTAGATCATTGGTGGCGCAGAAGCTCTTTCTCAGCTCAACCTCCTTGCCAAACAGGACATAcctgtggttttatttgtctGCAGTTTGTTCCCGGATGCTTCAGACCCTCGGGATGGCAAAAGCGACACAGAATCCATGGAAAACATGAGCCTGGATGGCTACAGACCTAGTCCTGGTGGTGGGGGCAGGTGAGGGGCTCCCTGTGTGGGTTTTCCTTGGCAAGACTGGCCTGGCAAAGGATGAGGACCTTcatctgaagtgttttttttctcagtctagTGAGGGGGAGCTGGCTCCTCTGGCTGGGCTGAACCTGTCCTTGGgcaggcagctcctctgcttcccaggCTGAGGTGTTCTAGGTAGCTTGTGGGGAGATAGCGCTTCCCGGCCGGCGCTTGCTCTTCCAGCCATGCTTTTGGCCTGCGACAGATGTTTCTGTATCCTCTGCAGGAGTAACTCCTTGGAGAGGGCTGCCCCTCTCAGAGATGGAAAACAGGCGGCTGCACCAGCAGgacctgctgcctccagcctgaCCCTCCCTCTCCGCTCCAAAAACGCGTTCTCCGACAGACGGGTGCGTGCCGCTGCCCCAGCAGGCTCAGCCCTGTCCTGGGGCGCAGGGCCAGGACCCTGTGGGGTGCCCAGCCTTGCCCTGCTCTGAAGGGatctcccctccccagggtgctgccgtggggagctgcagcagtgccttGGTGGACGAGCACGAAACGATATTCAAGAAGAATCCCCGGCGGGTGGTGAGGCCTGCGGGTGAGAGCTGCGTGGTTGTGGGGGGGTTGGATGCTGACgtggcggggggtgggtggcCGCTTCTCCCCGGGCTGCGGTGGGCTTTTGGTGTGgatgggagagctggggcagcccctTGCTTGAGGGAGCAGCAGGTCTCTGTTAGTcctgcacagtgctgctgcctcctgcctcacCATCTCTCCTGCAGACTACACCAAGTCGGTGATCGACCTGCGCCCAGAAGATTTTGTGGGGGAAGGCAGCTCTTTGGGGGACCGGAGCAAGTCGGTCCCTGGCCTCAACACAGAGCTGGTGAGACCCTCAGCGTGCcgcagagctggctgcctggcCAGCCGTGCCATGCCACTCCCCATGAAGGTGGCTTGTCTCTCcttgcaggaggaggaagaggaggatatTGATAATCTGGTGGAGATCCATCGCCAGAGGGTGGCCCGGGGCAGCATGCGCAGTGGCACCTCCTTGGTGAGTCCCTGCAACGTGGttgtgctgcaggcagaaatGATGGAGAAGGGCAACGCAGACAGGTtgggtgggaggaaggcagggtgggcagctcCATGGGCAAGAGCTTGGGGTGTGGGGGCTTGCTCCCCTTGAAGGGAATCAAAACACAGAGACCCAGCTCTCTTCCAGGGAGCCTGTGTGTAGGTGGAAGGCACTCAGCAGCCATCCCCAGCCACGGAGGGGTGAGAGGGGCAGTGCCGAGGAGGCATGGGGAGTAGCCTTGCTGAGGATGAAGAGGAACCATCAAGTGATGTTgcctcagctcagccctgccgTGTCTTCCAGAGCACACTGGGGAGCATGGTCAGCATTTACAGCGAGGCTGGTGACTTCGGCAACGTCGCGGTCACCGGGGGAATCTCCTTTTCCCTGAGCTACGAGCAGAAGACACAGACCTTGTTCATTCATGTGAAGGAGTGTCGTCAGCTGGCCTACGGGGACGAGGGCAAGAAGCGCTCCAACCCGTGAGAGCTGGGCGGGGGTGGTGGCTGGTGGTGCTCAGCTGGGTTGTGGGTGCCCACCAGAGATGAGAGCTGTAAGCAGGGGGGTCTTGGCAAGGCAGGAGGTCTGGGGTTGccctggggggctctgggggtgggctctggggagaccttggTGAAGTGCTGCCGCTTCTCCCTTCAGGTACGTGAAGACCTACCTCCTGCCTGACAAATCCCGGCAAGGGAAACGCAAGACGACCATCAAACGCAACACCATCAACCCCCTGTACAATGAGCTGCTGAAGGTGAGCGGGGatgggctggaggggcagctgGGATGGGCACTCTGTGCTGTGGGGCCGGGCAGACAGCCGGCCCTGGGAATGCTGCTGGAACAAACCAGGGGAGGGATGGGTTCCAAACGCCGAGGTGGGGGCTCTGTAGAGGACTTGTCCAGACACTGCACcctgaaagctggaaaaaaaccactccTGGGCTGGGTTGCTGCTCTGATGTGGCTGCAGTGTCAAGCCCTGGGTGCTGTGGTGGCGTGGAGGCTCAACTGCAGAGGTGCATGTGTGTCACAGGCCATGTTCCTTGCTCCCGTGGCATCTCCCAGAGCTGGGCCCTTCTGCTCACCCTGGACATAGCTTTCATGGAGGAGGCTCCTGGGCCAttgcaggcaggctgcagtggTGGGAGGGAGGGCGGCATGGCTGCAGAGGAAGAGCTAAGGCAGTTCTGGGTCCCTGGCAGAAGCACTTGGTGCTGCCCTTCACGGTTCCCTCTGCAGCCACCATGGGGTGGTGGGACCGGGTGGCTCTGTCCCTGAGCCTGGCAGCGCATCGCTGAGGCCAGGCGCTCTCTGGCAGGAGGGAAGTGGGAACTGCGGTTTGGTTTCCAggcacccacagccctgggTTTGCCAAGGTCTCACACTCTGACCACCTGAGGCTCAGCGGGCTGGCAGAGCTTCACTTGTGGTGGGAGTGGGGTGGCTGGATGCTCTGAGTCTGGTCCTGGCTCTGAGGACCACTCAGAGCACAGGCTCCTGCACCACTGCCCCAGGACTCTGAGGTTTCAAGCAGGCTTGCAAAGGAAGATGAACGGTCTCCTGCATGCACCCATTGCTCCTCCAAGCTGTCCTCTCTCCTGCTCAAGACCTGTGGCTGATGGTGTCTGTTAAGCCTGTCCCCTGCCCGCCGCTGCCAGCTCACCAGgggttttcctgtttctcttcctaGTATGAGATTAACAAGTCCCTCCTGCTTGCGAGGACACTGCAGTTCTCAGTCTGGCACCACGATCGCTTTGGCCGCAACACGTTCCTGGGGGAGGTGGAAGTCCCACTGGACACCTGGAACTTCGAGAACCACCTGGAGGAGTTTCTGCCCCTGCATGGCAAGGTGCTGGCCCTGctaccccagccctgctgcccgcAGCCACCTTTGCCTGGCCCTGTCCGGAGGGGGTGGCCCTTGGTGGGCAGAGGGGTGCACACACCTTGTCCGAGAACTGCCAAAAGGCTTGTGCCAAACCGAATCTTTGGAGAAATGAAGACCTCAGAAGCAGACAGCAGTAGTGTCATAGTAAACAAGGGCAGATCTTCTGCCTCAAGCGCagcttccctcttcctccttgctAAGTCCCCTATGTGATACTGCGGAACTTGTCTCTGCCCCATCAGGTATTTTCATTCTGCTTGCTTGACTGCTCTGAGTGCCGCTCTTCATGGcgctctgctccagctgggagGAATTGGAGCCAACTTCAGGGAAGCAAATGGGGGAAATTGGCTGGGacatcctgctgcaggctggaaaGCCAGGCAGCAAGgatctttctgctgctgcccttaGGTCTGGTTCTCTAGGCTAACTCGTACTGTGGGCTCAGCCC of the Falco naumanni isolate bFalNau1 chromosome 14, bFalNau1.pat, whole genome shotgun sequence genome contains:
- the SYTL4 gene encoding synaptotagmin-like protein 4; the encoded protein is MPGGAMSEAVDLSFLSDAERDLILQVLQRDEELRKAEERRIRRLKNELLEIRRKGAKRGSQRYSERTCARCQQSLGRVSPKANTCRGCNHLVCQDCRSYSLNSSWRCKVCTKEAELKKTTGDWFYDQRVNRFANRLGSDMVRLSLRHRSAASKRETVGQTLLQKAQLNETKSSPAAQQQSPPAPQKGPSLFPDASDPRDGKSDTESMENMSLDGYRPSPGGGGRSNSLERAAPLRDGKQAAAPAGPAASSLTLPLRSKNAFSDRRGAAVGSCSSALVDEHETIFKKNPRRVVRPADYTKSVIDLRPEDFVGEGSSLGDRSKSVPGLNTELEEEEEDIDNLVEIHRQRVARGSMRSGTSLSTLGSMVSIYSEAGDFGNVAVTGGISFSLSYEQKTQTLFIHVKECRQLAYGDEGKKRSNPYVKTYLLPDKSRQGKRKTTIKRNTINPLYNELLKYEINKSLLLARTLQFSVWHHDRFGRNTFLGEVEVPLDTWNFENHLEEFLPLHGKIGADAAGLHQYKGELVVSMKYIPSSKHPGAGKGRKGKTGEGGELQVWIKEAKNLTAAKSGGTSDSFVKGYLLPHKNKASKRKTPVVKKTLNPHYNHTFVYNGINPEDLQHICLELTVWDREPLSSNDFLGGVRLGVGNGMSNGQAVDWMDSTGEELNLWQKMCQYPGSWAEGTLQLRSTMAKLRP